Genomic segment of Prochlorococcus marinus CUG1417:
ATTTTTATAGATGATAAAAATCTCAAAATATTAAATACAAAAGATATTAGAAAAAATATTGCATTAGTACAACAACAGCCTTTTTTATTTTCAGGAACAATTATTGATGTAATAAGAATGGGCAGAAATTTCACCAAAGAAGAAGTTATAGAATCAGCAAGAATAGCAAACGCTCACAACTTCATTCAAAAGCTTCCTGAGAAATATGAAACTAAGATAACTGAAAGAGGATCAAATTTCTCGGGGGGGCAGATCCAGAGGATAGCAATTGCAAGAGCAATACTTGGAAACCCATCAGTTCTTCTTTTAGACGAGGCCACAAGTGCGTTAGATGCAGAATCAGAATCTGAAGTCCAAGAAGGACTTAATAGAGCGATGAAAGATAGAACAGTTATCGTAATTGCTCATAGATTAGCTACTACTCAAGAGGCAAATAAAATAGTTGTTTTCGATAAAGGTGAAATTATTGAAGTTGGGAAACACATAGATTTGATCAATAAATCAGGAATTTATAAAGAATTATGTGAAAAACAATTGATTAAAAAATTATAAAGTTATTTTATTTATTAAAAGCCTAATACCATGAGTGAAAACAAAAAAGATTCTGCTAATCCAGTTTTAACATTTGAAGGAAAGAAGTATTTGATAAATGAACTTTCAAATGACATAAAAGAATCTATAAAGGGATTACAAATAGCAGAAACGCAACTTAAAATGCATGAAGATACTCAGAAATTACTTTCAATTAGTAGAAACTATTTAGCGAATCAATTAAGAGAAAAACTAAAAAACTTAGAGTAAAATTCTAATAATTATGAATTTCTTGTAAAGAGTAAGTATCAATATTATTAATTTGCAAAGCTTTTATTGCTTTAATTGCTGCCTTTGCCCCAGGAATGGTTGTAAAAGTAGGAATATTATATTCTAAAGCAGCACGTCTTAGATAAGTGTCGTCATGAAGAGCCTGAGAACCTATTGGAGTATTAATTATTAATTGAACTAATCCAGAACGAATTAGGTCCTCTATATTTGGTCTCCCTTCATGTACTTTTAGTACTTCTTCAACTTTAATCCCTAAATCTAACAAGTATGCAGCTGTTCCTTTTGTTGCAATTAATTTAAATCCTAAAATCAAAAGTTCCCTAGCAATTTCTTCAAGATTTTTTTTATCTAAGTCATTAGTAGACAAAAAAGCTACTCCTTCTGAAGGAACACCATTTCCTGCTGCTAATTCCGACTTAGCATAAGCAATTCCGAAATCCTTAGCTAAACCCATTACTTCTCCAGTAGATTTCATTTCAGGACCTAGGAGTGTATCAGATCCAGGAAATCTTTTAAAAGGTAAAACAGCTTCTTTTACTGCTTGATATTTTGGAGAAAATTCTTTGGTGAAATTAATATCTTCTAATGTTAAACCTTGCATTAATTGAGTAGCTAATTTTGCAACTGGTTTACCAATAGCCTTTGAAACAAATGGTACTGTTCTTGAGGCTCTTGGATTTGCCTCAAGAATAAATAGTTTGGTTTCTTTATTGTTTAAATTTATCACTGCAAATTGCAAATTTATCAAGCCAATAACATTCAGTCTTTTTGCAATTAATTTAGTCCAAAGTTTTACATTATCTATAGTTGAAGCCGATAGAGAAATTGCTGGTAAGCAACAAGCCGAATCACCAGAATGAATTCCTGCAGGTTCCACATGTTCCATTAGACCAGCAATGACAACTGATCCTTCTGAATCACATAAAGCATCAACGTCTATCTCAATAGCATTATTCAAATATTGATCAAGAAGAATTGGATGGTCAGGTGATACCTTAACTGCTTCAGAAATGTATCTTGATAATTCACTTTCATCTTTAACAATTTCCATTGCCCTACCGCCTAAAACATAAGAGGGTCTTACAACTAAAGGGAATCCAATATTCTTTGCTACCACTTGTGCTTCGTTTTGATTGCGAGCAATACCGTTTAAAGGTTGTCTAATACTTAATTCTTCGAGTATTTTTGTAAATTCCTCTCTGTCTTCTGCTATATCAATGGAGATTGGAGAAGTTCCGAGAATTTTTGAACCAGTTTTGAACCCATCATCAGTTTTAAGCCATTCAAATAAAGGTAATGATAATTTGAGAGGAGTTTGTCCTCCAAATTGAACGATCAATCCATAAGGATTTTCAGCTTCTATTATATTGAGCACATCTTCCAAAGTAACAGGCTCAAAATATAAAATATCACTGGTATCGTAATCGGTTGATACAGTTTCTGGGTTGCTATTAACCATTATTGTTTTGTAACCATTTGTTGAAGCTTGATATGAAGCATGACAACAGCAGTAATCAAATTCTATTCCCTGACCAATTCTGTTTGGACCTCCTCCAAGAATCATAATTTTTTTGGAATTATTATTTTCTGAAATCTCGCAATCAAGAATTTCGGTATTCAAGTTAATAAAACTTTCTTCGTAAGTTGAATAATGATAAGGAGTCGAAGATGAGAACTCTGCTGAACAAGTATCAACTGTTTTATAAATTGGCATTATATTTAAACTTTTTCTATATTTTCTAACTTCATAAAAATTAGTATTAGTTAAATTTGCTATCTGTTGATCAGAAAAGCCTAATTGTTTAGCATGTAGCATCAAATCCCTATCAAGATCATAAAGCTTTTTTGCTTTCAAAAATTCAAGTTCAAAATTATAGATATTACGTAGTTTCTCTATAAACCATAAATCTATATTAGTAACTTCATGAATATAAGAATTAGTTTTGCCAAACTGCATAGCTTTTTTAACTATAAGAATTCTTTCAGAAGTTGGGTTCCTTAAACTATTCCTCATGTGATTCTCGTCATTAAATTCTTCTAACGAATCACATTCCCATCCAAAAATGCCTATTTCTAAGGACCTTAATGCTTTCTGAAATGATTCTTCAAAGGAACGCCCGATTGCCATTGACTCACCTACGGATTTCATAGCAGTACTTAGGGTATTTGAGGAGCCTTTAAACTTTTCAAAGGCAAATCTAGGAATTTTGGTAACGACATAATCAATTGAAGGTTCAAAACATGCAGGTGTTTTTTTTGTAATATCATTAGTTATCTCATCGAGTGTATAACCAACTGATAATAAAGCTGCAATCTTAGCTATTGGGAATCCAGTTGCTTTACTTGCCAAAGCAGATGATCTACTCACACGAGGATTCATTTCAATAACAATAACTTCTCCATTAGATGGATTTATTGCAAATTGAATGTTACTTCCTCCAGTTTCAACGCCTACCTCTCTAATGATTTTCAATGACAAGTCCCTCAGTCTCTGATATTCCTTGTCTGTGAGAGTTTGGGCGGGAGCTACAGTAATAGAATCTCCAGTATGAACACCCATGGGGTCTAAATTTTCAATACTGCAAACTATTACGACATTATCTGCAGTATCTCTCATTACTTCTAATTCAAATTCCTTCCATCCGATGAGTGATTTCTCAATCAATATTTGATTACTTGGACTTTCCTCTAAACCTGTTTTACACAATTCAACAAATTCTTCAAGGTTAAAAGCGATTCCACCTCCTACCCCACCAAGAGTAAATGCAGGCCTAATTATTAGAGGATAAGAATTAATTTTTTTTGATACGTCTTTTGCTTCACTTAGGTTTGATGCAATTCCTGATGGGCATACATTTACATTTATTTTTTCCATTGATTCCTTAAACAATTTCCTATCTTCAGCTTTATTAATAGCTTTTAAATCAGCGCCAATTAATTCAACTTTATTTTTTTTTAAAAAATCTGATTCTGATAATTTAACCGCAAGGTTCAAAGCAGTTTGACCTCCCATAGTGGGTAAGATTGCATCAGGTTTTTCTCTTAAAATGATCTGAGAAACAATTTCAGGAGTTAATGGTTCAATATATGTTTTACTTGCAATCTCAGGATCAGTCATTATCGATGCAGGATTTGAATTTATTAAAATAATTTCGTAACCAGCTTTTCTTAAAGCTTTGCAAGCTTGGGTGCCAGAATAATCAAATTCGCATGCTTGTCCTATAACAATTGGTCCTGAACCTAGAATAAGTATTTTTTTAAGATCACCTCTTTGAGGCATAATTAAAAACCTTTATTTATTTTATGCTACTTATAAATTATCAGATGTTAATCAAGTTACTTGAAAAGCAACATTTGTTTCTATAGTATTGAAAGAAAATTAATTTTTTATGAGCGAACTTCAGCGACTTAAAAGTTTGTTGCCTCCAGAAAATGAAAGTTGGGTATTTGTTGAAGCTGCTGCTGCTATCGATCCACCTTTAATAACACTTGAGGAAATTGGTCGCGACGAAGTTGAAATACAAATAGATCTAGACGAATGGGATAACTTTGCAATTGACCATAGAAATTTATTATTTTGGCACGAGGTAGGGAAAATTCAAAATGACACAATTCCTAGAGATGGATGGGAAATGGCTGCTCTTGCTATAGGACTTGGAGGAGCAATAGGGGAATTGTGGGTACAAGATGGGCTTTTATTATTACTTGCTCTTGGTTTATCGAGTTTTGCAGGATATAGATTATATTTAAAAAATAATTCCGAAAAAAAACTTCAAGATGCTATTTTTGCGGACGAAAGAGCTATAGATCTTGCTTGTAGATTTGGGTATAGTATCCCAAATGCTTATAAAAGTCTTGGAGGAGCACTAAAGGAATTAATCGAGAAAACTAGAAAAAAGAAACGAAGAAGTTTTTTTGAGGACAGATTAGATGCCCTAAGAAAAAGTGCTGAAAAAGCTAGATCAGAATTATCTCAGCAAGAAGGTTCAGAGAAATCAGTCTCGAGCGAAAATGTATATGGACAATAAACGTTTGGTTTTAATGGCAGCTAAAGCTTGTGATGAAAAAAAGGCAAAAGATATAAAACTTATAAAAATTGACAAGGTATCTTTCATAAGTGAATGGATATTAATTGCAGAAGGATTATCTGATGTACAAGTTAGATCTATAACTAACTCAGTTGAGGGAGAGCTGAGAGAGAAGGCTAAAATTGAACCGATACGAAAAGAAGGTGTTAACGAGGCGAAATGGGCTTTACTTGATTATGGAGATTTAATTGTAAATATTTTTCAACCAGAAATAAGAAAATTTTATGACCTTGAATCATTCTGGAGTAATGGGGTTAATCTTACATTTCCATAATTTTCATTATATGAACGAATCTAAATGTCCAGTTCCTAGAGAGCAACAGCCTACAAATGAATTTATTGAATTATCAAAATCTATAATTTTTTCTTGGCCAAAAACAAAAAAAACATTAATCATCATATTGCTTAAATTTTGGGTTGTTGCTTTTGTTCTATTTCTAGTTATTTCTTCAGGAAGTATCTATTTCAAAACGTCCCTCTTAAAATATATTCTATTAAGTGTTTTTAGTAGCTTATCAATACCTCTCATAATTACTATCAGGTTATATCTTGGTTGGAGACATGTTTTTAAGAGATTGACATCTGAAAGAGTTGAGTATGAAGAATCCGGTTGGCATGACGGTCAGGTATGGCTAAAACCGTTAGTTTTAAAAGAAAAAGAATCACTTATTGCCTCAGTAGAGGTGAAGCCTATTTTAAAAAATTTAATTCAAACTATTTCAATTATTTCAATCTTAATTTTATCTGGCACTTTACTCTTTCAATATAACAATTTCTAGATGAGTTTAAACTTCAAAAACCTATATACATCAAACAATCCTCCCTTACAAGCCACCTTAATGAGAGGTTCAAATATTGAATCTATCCATAAAATTCATGCTGTCATTAGTGATAAAAAAGGGAGGGTTTTAATGTGTGCAGGCAATCCAGAATATAAAAGTTTCATAAGGTCAGCATTAAAGCCTTTTCAGGCAATACCATTTGTTAGCAGTGGAGCAGCAGCAAAAATCAATAATGATTCAAAATCAATTGCATTAGCATGTGGTTCACATAGTGGATCAAAACTTCATTCAAGAGAAGCCTTCAAAATTTTATGGGAATATGACATCGACATTAATAATCTAAAATGTCCAAAAACAAAGACAAGTCCTTTAGAACATAATTGCTCAGGTAAACACGCTGCTTTTCTAGCTACGTGTAAAAAAATGAATTGGCCACTAGATAGTTACTTAAAGGGAGATCATCCACTTCAAATTGAAATATTCAGAATTGTTTCTGAATTACTTGAAATTCCTAGATCTGAAATAAACGCAGAACGTGATGATTGTGGTGCTCCAACTCTTTACTTAAAACTAATAGAAATGTCCAAGTTATATTCTCTTCTTAGTAGTTCTGAAAATGCTGAATTAGAGCAAATTAGTAGAGCTATGACTACTAATCCAATAATGATAAGTGACAACAATAAATTTGATACTGAAATAATCAAGGGTTCTCATGGACAAGTCATAGGTAAAGGTGGTGCTGAGGGAATACAGTGCTTATGTAAGGTAAATGAAGGGATAGGACTTGCCTTGAAAGTAGAAGACGGTTCAAAAAGAGCTAAGCAAGCTGTGAGTCTTCACTTATTAAAACAGTTAGAGTGGATTTCTGATTTAAGAATTCAAGACATTGAAGAAAAGGTGTTTAATTTTTCTGAAGGAGTTCGAATTGAAGTTGAAGGTCAATTAAAATTCCAAGAATCCTAAATAATTAGAAAAAATAACACTTTCAGATGTATGCTATGTATATGACGCGGGGTAGAGCAGTCTGGTAGCTCGTCGGGCTCATAACCCGAAGGTCGGAAGTTCAAATCTCCCCCCCGCCACCATTTATAAGCAGCTTTAAGGCTGCTTTTTTAGTTTTTGCAGTAAATTTGCAGCAATCAATACAGAATTTATAAACTGAAAATTTTTATATCATATTGAAAGAAGCTTATTGGTAAATATTAGAGATCCTTTTGCATGGAGAATTTCAAATCAACTCTCACAAATAAACCAATTATGATAAAGAATATTCCAATGTAAGAATTTAAAGTCAGTTCCAAATTATTTAATACAGTTTCTTTTGAAATTTTAACTCATAAATCATTTCTAATAAATAGTTCAAAAAAAAGAATTTAAAAAAATCATATTATTCCTTTTTTTATTAACTAAGTATCTTATTTAAAGTATATTGACATTTATAAATTAAGAAATACATGCAGAACTTACTAC
This window contains:
- a CDS encoding asparaginase, encoding MSLNFKNLYTSNNPPLQATLMRGSNIESIHKIHAVISDKKGRVLMCAGNPEYKSFIRSALKPFQAIPFVSSGAAAKINNDSKSIALACGSHSGSKLHSREAFKILWEYDIDINNLKCPKTKTSPLEHNCSGKHAAFLATCKKMNWPLDSYLKGDHPLQIEIFRIVSELLEIPRSEINAERDDCGAPTLYLKLIEMSKLYSLLSSSENAELEQISRAMTTNPIMISDNNKFDTEIIKGSHGQVIGKGGAEGIQCLCKVNEGIGLALKVEDGSKRAKQAVSLHLLKQLEWISDLRIQDIEEKVFNFSEGVRIEVEGQLKFQES
- the rsfS gene encoding ribosome silencing factor — translated: MDNKRLVLMAAKACDEKKAKDIKLIKIDKVSFISEWILIAEGLSDVQVRSITNSVEGELREKAKIEPIRKEGVNEAKWALLDYGDLIVNIFQPEIRKFYDLESFWSNGVNLTFP
- the carB gene encoding carbamoyl-phosphate synthase large subunit, which produces MPQRGDLKKILILGSGPIVIGQACEFDYSGTQACKALRKAGYEIILINSNPASIMTDPEIASKTYIEPLTPEIVSQIILREKPDAILPTMGGQTALNLAVKLSESDFLKKNKVELIGADLKAINKAEDRKLFKESMEKINVNVCPSGIASNLSEAKDVSKKINSYPLIIRPAFTLGGVGGGIAFNLEEFVELCKTGLEESPSNQILIEKSLIGWKEFELEVMRDTADNVVIVCSIENLDPMGVHTGDSITVAPAQTLTDKEYQRLRDLSLKIIREVGVETGGSNIQFAINPSNGEVIVIEMNPRVSRSSALASKATGFPIAKIAALLSVGYTLDEITNDITKKTPACFEPSIDYVVTKIPRFAFEKFKGSSNTLSTAMKSVGESMAIGRSFEESFQKALRSLEIGIFGWECDSLEEFNDENHMRNSLRNPTSERILIVKKAMQFGKTNSYIHEVTNIDLWFIEKLRNIYNFELEFLKAKKLYDLDRDLMLHAKQLGFSDQQIANLTNTNFYEVRKYRKSLNIMPIYKTVDTCSAEFSSSTPYHYSTYEESFINLNTEILDCEISENNNSKKIMILGGGPNRIGQGIEFDYCCCHASYQASTNGYKTIMVNSNPETVSTDYDTSDILYFEPVTLEDVLNIIEAENPYGLIVQFGGQTPLKLSLPLFEWLKTDDGFKTGSKILGTSPISIDIAEDREEFTKILEELSIRQPLNGIARNQNEAQVVAKNIGFPLVVRPSYVLGGRAMEIVKDESELSRYISEAVKVSPDHPILLDQYLNNAIEIDVDALCDSEGSVVIAGLMEHVEPAGIHSGDSACCLPAISLSASTIDNVKLWTKLIAKRLNVIGLINLQFAVINLNNKETKLFILEANPRASRTVPFVSKAIGKPVAKLATQLMQGLTLEDINFTKEFSPKYQAVKEAVLPFKRFPGSDTLLGPEMKSTGEVMGLAKDFGIAYAKSELAAGNGVPSEGVAFLSTNDLDKKNLEEIARELLILGFKLIATKGTAAYLLDLGIKVEEVLKVHEGRPNIEDLIRSGLVQLIINTPIGSQALHDDTYLRRAALEYNIPTFTTIPGAKAAIKAIKALQINNIDTYSLQEIHNY
- a CDS encoding CGLD27 family protein, which codes for MNESKCPVPREQQPTNEFIELSKSIIFSWPKTKKTLIIILLKFWVVAFVLFLVISSGSIYFKTSLLKYILLSVFSSLSIPLIITIRLYLGWRHVFKRLTSERVEYEESGWHDGQVWLKPLVLKEKESLIASVEVKPILKNLIQTISIISILILSGTLLFQYNNF
- a CDS encoding DUF3318 domain-containing protein, producing MSELQRLKSLLPPENESWVFVEAAAAIDPPLITLEEIGRDEVEIQIDLDEWDNFAIDHRNLLFWHEVGKIQNDTIPRDGWEMAALAIGLGGAIGELWVQDGLLLLLALGLSSFAGYRLYLKNNSEKKLQDAIFADERAIDLACRFGYSIPNAYKSLGGALKELIEKTRKKKRRSFFEDRLDALRKSAEKARSELSQQEGSEKSVSSENVYGQ
- a CDS encoding DUF6447 family protein gives rise to the protein MSENKKDSANPVLTFEGKKYLINELSNDIKESIKGLQIAETQLKMHEDTQKLLSISRNYLANQLREKLKNLE